ACGGCAGCTTCTTGATCTTGGCCAGGCGGCCGCCGATGTTGCGGGTGGGCACGCCCGGCGCGCCGGTGGGCGCCGGCAGGTCCGCTGCGGAATCCACCACCTGCGCGTCCGTGTAGTCCTTGCGGATTGCCTGCACCTTCGGAAGCGCGGATTCCAGGATGTCGAAGAGCTGGTCCGGCCCCTTCAGGAAGTCCTGCATCGCCTCCACTTGGATGGCCATAGTGGAGTACTCCATGCACATGATGTGCTTGTGGGTGGACTTCATCATGTTGCGCAGCATGGCCTCCGGGTTCTCCGGGCCGTACAGCGAGGCGACGATGAGGCGGTTGCGCATGTGGAAGTACGCCTGCCAGTCAATCGCGTCGTCCTTGTCCGCCCAGGCCATGTGCCAAATGGCAACACCCGGCCAGGTGACGGTGGGGAAACCGGCAGCCTTGGAGCGCAGCGCGTACTCGTTGTCGTCCCACTTAATAAATAGCGGCAGCGGCAGGCCCATGCGCTCCGCAACAACGCGCGGGAAGAGGTTCATCCACCAGCCGTTGTAGTCCACGTCGATGCGGCGGTGCAGGGCACGCGACGTGGTCTTGCGCGGGTCCATCTGCTCTTCCTTGGTGCCCACGTAGCCCAGCGGGTATTTGGCAAAGTCATGGTCGTACACCGCGTGTTCCGCCGCGCGGAACATGAAGATGTCCTTGTCCACGGCCTCGCCGGTGGTGCGCAGCTGGGAGCGATCCTGCAGGTTGAGCATCTGCCCGCCCACCAGGATCGGCTGCTTGGCGTAGCGCGCCGCCTGCACCGCACGGACGATGGAGTCCGGCTCAATCGCAATGTCGTCGTCCATGTACAGGATGAACGGGGCGTCCGTGTTATTCAGTGCCTCATACATAATGCGGCTGTAACCGCCGGAGCCGCCGAGGTTGCCCTGCGGGAAGATCCGCAGCTTGCCGCCCAGCGCGGCCTCCGCTTCCGCAAAATCAGGCTCGTCCGCCGGGTGCTGGTTTCCCTGGTCCGGCATGAGGACATTGCTTATCGACGACAGCACTTCCCCATCTTCAGCCAACGCATGCAACGCGTTGACGGCGTCGCGCGGACGGTTGAAGGTGGGAATG
Above is a genomic segment from Corynebacterium sp. CNCTC7651 containing:
- a CDS encoding glycosyltransferase, with amino-acid sequence MDTPIAVDVLARVLMPKKGEPHDVRMLYLIEPEFNKQRLTWADRTSFTVPAGNEVSFETYFNAFPASYWRRWSQLDRVILAMDVEGTATISVYRSKHDGTRIAVGNFEARDQHIEIPLELRNFEDGGWLWFDITAETDARISRAAWCSPQEPKEQVLDDGTVVPPQPKQVAVGIPTFNRPRDAVNALHALAEDGEVLSSISNVLMPDQGNQHPADEPDFAEAEAALGGKLRIFPQGNLGGSGGYSRIMYEALNNTDAPFILYMDDDIAIEPDSIVRAVQAARYAKQPILVGGQMLNLQDRSQLRTTGEAVDKDIFMFRAAEHAVYDHDFAKYPLGYVGTKEEQMDPRKTTSRALHRRIDVDYNGWWMNLFPRVVAERMGLPLPLFIKWDDNEYALRSKAAGFPTVTWPGVAIWHMAWADKDDAIDWQAYFHMRNRLIVASLYGPENPEAMLRNMMKSTHKHIMCMEYSTMAIQVEAMQDFLKGPDQLFDILESALPKVQAIRKDYTDAQVVDSAADLPAPTGAPGVPTRNIGGRLAKIKKLPWAAKALLHQRKAEDRAHWDAPQLNLTADEARWFTLARVDSATVSTAGGTGVAFRKRDKALADDLLEQTKKLHAEIKEHWPQLRETYRAAMPELTSHENWGKIFDEQ